Proteins from a genomic interval of Pseudoalteromonas sp. MEBiC 03607:
- a CDS encoding transglutaminase family protein: protein MSANYLEKTQILDLDDHSIQSLIADRNWNTMDEYNTIGAAYTFVKDEIQFGYNRSDDISASEVLADGYGQCNTKGNLLMALFRALGIQCRFHGFTIDQQLQKGAIPSYVFWLAPKSIIHSWVEVLYEGKWINLEGFILDEAYLSSIQSKFSQAKDNFCGYGIATTCISNPETNWVGKDTYIQKEGIHDDFGFYDSPDEFYAEQGTNLTGIKRWAYQNFIRHIINWNVQRLRRKNVTAEAQHA from the coding sequence ATGAGTGCTAATTATTTAGAGAAAACACAAATATTAGACTTAGATGATCACAGCATCCAATCTCTAATAGCAGATCGGAATTGGAATACAATGGATGAATACAACACAATAGGAGCTGCTTACACCTTTGTTAAAGATGAGATTCAGTTTGGTTACAACCGCAGCGATGATATATCTGCGAGTGAAGTTTTAGCGGATGGCTATGGACAGTGCAATACCAAGGGAAACTTGTTAATGGCTCTATTCCGAGCGCTTGGTATTCAGTGCCGATTTCATGGTTTCACGATTGACCAACAGCTTCAGAAAGGCGCTATTCCTTCTTATGTATTTTGGCTTGCCCCAAAATCCATTATCCATAGCTGGGTAGAAGTGCTCTATGAAGGTAAGTGGATCAATTTAGAAGGCTTCATTCTCGACGAAGCTTACCTAAGTTCAATTCAATCCAAATTCAGTCAAGCTAAAGATAATTTTTGTGGTTATGGAATAGCTACTACCTGCATAAGTAACCCAGAGACGAACTGGGTTGGTAAAGATACTTATATTCAAAAAGAAGGCATACACGACGACTTTGGCTTTTATGACTCACCCGATGAATTCTATGCTGAGCAGGGAACCAATCTAACGGGTATTAAACGTTGGGCGTACCAAAACTTTATCCGTCATATCATTAATTGGAATGTACAAAGGCTTAGAAGAAAAAATGTAACCGCCGAGGCTCAACATGCATAA
- a CDS encoding cation transporter yields MSGCGCEVELKDAKQKHVLYWLLGINAVMFCVEITVGLYANSTALIADSMDMLADAIVYGIALYAVSRSLKHKANAALISGYFQLTLGILVIFDIVRRLGEGEPHSWFMIGFGFVALIANVICLVLIRMQSNGEVHMRASWIFSANDVIANLGVIAAGVLVMLLDSRWPDIVIGSVIATLILRGAYLIITDAKKELSNAELTSENNSCSGSKSKSCS; encoded by the coding sequence ATGAGTGGTTGTGGTTGCGAAGTCGAACTAAAAGATGCGAAACAAAAACATGTGCTGTATTGGTTGCTAGGTATTAATGCGGTTATGTTCTGCGTTGAGATTACTGTGGGCCTATATGCAAACTCAACGGCTTTGATAGCAGATTCAATGGATATGCTGGCTGACGCAATTGTCTATGGTATTGCTCTATATGCCGTGAGCCGATCTTTAAAGCATAAAGCCAATGCAGCCCTTATCAGCGGTTACTTTCAGCTGACACTCGGAATACTGGTAATCTTTGACATAGTAAGAAGACTCGGAGAAGGTGAGCCTCACTCTTGGTTCATGATCGGCTTTGGTTTTGTAGCATTAATAGCAAACGTCATTTGTTTAGTTTTAATCAGAATGCAAAGCAATGGTGAAGTCCATATGCGTGCAAGCTGGATATTTTCAGCCAACGATGTGATCGCAAACTTGGGGGTCATTGCTGCTGGTGTTTTAGTGATGCTACTTGATTCTCGCTGGCCTGACATTGTGATTGGTAGTGTGATTGCAACCCTAATTTTAAGAGGGGCTTACCTGATTATTACTGATGCGAAGAAAGAGCTGAGCAACGCAGAGTTAACAAGCGAAAACAATAGCTGTAGTGGAAGTAAATCAAAATCATGTTCTTAA
- the cadR gene encoding Cd(II)/Pb(II)-responsive transcriptional regulator, producing the protein MKIGELSKTTGCSIQTIRYYEKEGLLSTPERTEGNYRLYGERALKELEFIKHCRSLDIPLTDVKRLMELKNKPEESCASVNKLIAQQLALVNNRMRELKALKAELQQMASLCTTENTIEACGIIKSLDS; encoded by the coding sequence ATGAAGATAGGTGAACTTTCAAAAACGACAGGGTGTTCGATACAAACAATTCGGTATTACGAGAAAGAAGGGTTGCTTTCAACTCCTGAACGTACTGAAGGGAATTACAGGTTATACGGTGAACGGGCTTTAAAAGAATTAGAGTTTATAAAGCATTGCCGAAGTTTGGATATCCCTCTAACAGATGTTAAACGCCTTATGGAACTGAAAAATAAGCCAGAAGAAAGCTGTGCAAGTGTTAATAAGCTCATTGCTCAACAATTGGCCTTAGTTAACAATCGAATGAGAGAACTCAAAGCACTAAAAGCTGAGCTTCAACAAATGGCAAGTTTGTGTACAACTGAAAACACCATTGAAGCGTGTGGAATAATTAAGTCACTTGATAGTTAG
- a CDS encoding recombinase family protein, protein MKVGFARVSTKEQDLNIQLSKLDAHGCEKIFQGKQSGASIRNEEKLKELIDFIREGDEVIVTRLDRLGRSLKSILEAIESIHKKGACLNIIDGSLNTKNDNPFATAMINLCGVFAQLERDLIKARTAEGREEAKAKGKHMGRLPALSDKQAKELYKDKLNGESISALAKKYSVSRPTVHRTIERMEQKNNKQKEMLCGLIKSQKLTS, encoded by the coding sequence ATGAAAGTTGGTTTTGCAAGAGTCTCAACTAAAGAGCAAGATTTAAATATTCAACTGTCCAAGTTGGACGCTCATGGCTGTGAAAAAATATTTCAAGGAAAACAGTCAGGTGCTTCCATTAGAAATGAAGAAAAGCTAAAGGAACTCATCGATTTTATCAGGGAGGGTGATGAGGTAATTGTTACTCGCCTTGATCGGCTAGGCCGATCATTAAAGTCTATTCTTGAGGCTATTGAAAGTATCCACAAAAAGGGGGCTTGTTTAAATATTATCGACGGCTCTCTCAATACTAAAAATGATAATCCGTTTGCCACCGCCATGATCAACCTATGTGGAGTATTCGCTCAACTTGAGCGGGATCTTATAAAAGCCAGAACCGCAGAAGGTCGCGAAGAAGCGAAGGCTAAAGGCAAACATATGGGTAGGTTGCCTGCTTTATCAGACAAACAAGCGAAAGAATTATATAAAGATAAATTAAATGGTGAATCGATCTCTGCATTAGCGAAGAAATATTCTGTTAGCCGCCCGACGGTTCATCGAACTATTGAAAGAATGGAACAAAAAAATAATAAACAAAAGGAGATGTTATGTGGTCTGATAAAGAGTCAAAAATTGACTTCTTAA
- a CDS encoding P-loop NTPase fold protein, protein MWSDKESKIDFLNFNETAESIKDLITEKELMPISIGVFGDWGAGKSTILELTKASLETDEQEYIQVHFDAWTFQGYDDAKAALLETIASTLVKKAADDKNLSAKAIEFAGRIDKIRLMGLLMNGGAALAGIPTMGGIQKIMGLFSGGDDGELDVDDVKGAVDGAKDVAKKNKGLIKDKKSFSPPKEIKEFRKAYSDLLKEFDKPLIVYVDNLDRCSPFNAISTLEAIRLFLFLPNTAFVIAADEDMIRLAVPEYHKGASQRHQTDYLDKLIQIPVHVPRPGVLEIRAYLMMLTAQDHGVTDAQLEAIRCALEESLRLSWKQPQITVDELLQDHDIEKHSGLRSKFVVAEQLAPLLAESTNINGNPRIVKRLLNQVKMRKKTAHRRGMQLDEKTITKLVIFERCLGTQATNKLYELIDKENGYPKVLADLENSEVEFDEIKLPEEWKLDLAFIDKWSKLPPMFTEMDLTPAAYLSRESIPMGAVNAVMSGAAQKLVEELMKQKVRVSGVNSTAITTTPKEEYMSVMDGLIENFKLIGDWTEKPTGIYGAVLLAKQDDKCCLSLLTFLKSLPRQRWLNPILKELEGIK, encoded by the coding sequence ATGTGGTCTGATAAAGAGTCAAAAATTGACTTCTTAAACTTTAATGAAACGGCTGAGTCGATTAAAGATCTTATCACTGAAAAGGAATTAATGCCTATTAGTATAGGTGTCTTTGGTGATTGGGGCGCTGGAAAATCCACGATTCTTGAACTTACCAAAGCATCTTTGGAAACTGATGAACAAGAATATATCCAAGTGCATTTCGATGCATGGACTTTCCAAGGATACGATGACGCTAAAGCAGCGCTATTAGAAACAATTGCATCTACTTTAGTAAAAAAAGCAGCAGACGATAAAAATCTAAGTGCAAAAGCAATAGAGTTTGCTGGACGAATAGATAAGATCAGACTGATGGGACTGCTAATGAATGGTGGTGCAGCATTAGCTGGTATACCGACTATGGGTGGTATACAGAAGATCATGGGACTATTCAGTGGTGGTGACGATGGTGAACTTGATGTTGATGATGTAAAAGGTGCTGTCGATGGCGCTAAGGATGTTGCGAAGAAAAACAAAGGTTTGATCAAAGATAAGAAATCATTCTCACCTCCTAAAGAAATTAAAGAATTCCGAAAAGCATATTCTGATCTGTTAAAGGAGTTTGATAAGCCACTTATTGTCTATGTCGATAATTTAGATCGCTGCTCTCCATTTAATGCCATTTCAACACTTGAGGCGATCAGATTATTTCTATTTTTACCAAATACCGCATTTGTCATTGCCGCCGATGAAGACATGATCCGTTTGGCAGTACCTGAATATCACAAAGGTGCATCTCAACGACATCAAACTGATTATTTAGACAAGCTTATTCAAATTCCTGTGCATGTACCAAGGCCCGGTGTTCTTGAGATAAGGGCATATTTAATGATGCTCACCGCTCAAGACCACGGAGTGACAGATGCTCAGTTAGAAGCGATAAGATGTGCCCTTGAAGAATCATTAAGGCTTTCTTGGAAACAACCACAAATTACCGTTGATGAGCTTCTTCAGGATCACGATATCGAAAAGCATTCAGGACTCAGAAGCAAATTTGTAGTTGCTGAACAGTTAGCTCCACTATTAGCTGAATCCACAAACATTAACGGTAACCCTCGCATAGTTAAGCGATTACTCAATCAAGTTAAGATGAGAAAGAAAACGGCTCACCGTCGAGGAATGCAGCTTGACGAGAAAACTATCACTAAGCTGGTAATTTTTGAGAGGTGCTTAGGCACTCAGGCTACTAACAAGCTTTATGAATTAATTGATAAGGAAAACGGATATCCAAAAGTTTTAGCGGATCTCGAAAATTCAGAAGTTGAATTTGATGAAATAAAGTTACCTGAAGAGTGGAAACTCGACCTAGCTTTTATTGATAAATGGTCAAAATTACCTCCAATGTTTACTGAGATGGATTTGACCCCAGCGGCATACCTTAGCCGAGAAAGCATTCCAATGGGTGCTGTTAATGCGGTAATGTCGGGAGCTGCTCAAAAACTTGTAGAAGAATTAATGAAGCAAAAGGTAAGGGTCAGTGGCGTTAACTCTACTGCGATTACCACAACTCCGAAGGAAGAGTACATGTCAGTCATGGATGGTTTGATTGAAAACTTTAAGTTGATTGGTGATTGGACCGAAAAACCAACAGGCATCTATGGAGCCGTGTTACTTGCCAAGCAGGATGATAAATGTTGCTTAAGTCTTCTTACATTCTTAAAAAGCTTGCCTCGTCAAAGGTGGCTCAATCCAATCTTAAAAGAACTAGAGGGAATTAAGTAA